In Serratia sp. FDAARGOS_506, a genomic segment contains:
- the ltnD gene encoding L-threonate dehydrogenase, protein MTHPGNYAVCIIGLGAMGMGAARSCLRAGLTTYGVDLNPQALAVLQQAGAKQTAPNARDFAAELDAVLLLVVNAAQVNQILFGEQGLAPQLKPGTAVMVSSTISADDAKQIEQRLQTFGLAMLDAPVSGGAAKAEEGQMTVMAAGADTTFERLQPVLDAIAGKVYRIGEAIGLGATVKIIHQLLAGVHIAAGAEAMALAARAGIPLDVMYDVVTHAAGNSWMFENRMRHVVDGDYTPKSAVDIFVKDLGLVTDTAKALRFPLPLASAAFTMFTAASNAGYGKEDDSAVIKIFAGIDLPQKKETL, encoded by the coding sequence ATGACACACCCAGGGAATTATGCCGTCTGCATTATTGGGTTGGGCGCGATGGGCATGGGCGCGGCGCGCTCGTGCCTACGCGCCGGATTGACCACCTATGGAGTGGACCTTAATCCGCAGGCGCTGGCGGTGCTGCAACAAGCCGGTGCGAAGCAAACGGCGCCCAACGCGCGCGACTTTGCGGCCGAGCTGGACGCCGTACTGCTGCTGGTGGTAAACGCCGCGCAGGTGAATCAGATCCTGTTCGGCGAACAAGGCCTGGCGCCACAGCTCAAGCCAGGCACGGCGGTGATGGTTTCTTCGACCATTTCCGCCGATGACGCCAAACAGATCGAGCAGCGGCTGCAAACCTTCGGCCTGGCGATGCTGGACGCACCGGTTTCCGGCGGGGCGGCCAAGGCGGAAGAAGGCCAGATGACGGTGATGGCCGCCGGCGCCGACACCACCTTCGAGCGCCTGCAACCCGTGCTGGACGCCATAGCCGGCAAGGTTTACCGCATCGGTGAGGCGATCGGCCTGGGCGCGACGGTAAAAATCATCCACCAGCTGTTGGCTGGCGTGCACATCGCCGCCGGAGCGGAAGCCATGGCGCTGGCCGCCCGCGCCGGCATCCCGCTGGACGTCATGTATGACGTCGTCACCCATGCCGCCGGCAACTCCTGGATGTTCGAAAATCGCATGCGCCACGTGGTCGACGGCGACTATACGCCCAAGTCGGCGGTGGATATCTTCGTCAAGGATCTGGGTCTGGTGACCGATACCGCCAAGGCGCTGCGTTTCCCGCTGCCGCTGGCCTCCGCCGCCTTCACCATGTTTACCGCCGCCAGCAACGCCGGTTACGGTAAAGAAGACGACAGTGCGGTGATCAAAATCTTTGCCGGCATCGATCTGCCACAGAAAAAGGAGACGCTCTGA
- the ygbI gene encoding DNA-binding transcriptional repressor YgbI codes for MIPVERHQQILALVSERGVVSIAELTERLGVSHMTIRRDVQKLEEQGAVQSVSGGVQAPERVASEPSHQAKEGMFSRQKIAIGRLAARQIPANSCIYLDAGTTTLALAKQIGERDDLTVVTNDFVIAGFLIEHSLCRIIHTGGTVCRENRSCVGEAAAQALRGLFIDLAFISASSWSMRGLSTPNEDKVMVKKAIVEASRRCILLSDTSKYGKIATYLALPISAFDAVITDEGLPAAAREAIEQAGLALLTAGEEE; via the coding sequence GTGATACCTGTAGAACGCCATCAACAAATTCTTGCGCTGGTATCCGAACGCGGCGTCGTCAGTATCGCCGAGCTGACCGAAAGGCTGGGGGTGTCGCACATGACTATCCGCCGTGACGTGCAAAAGCTGGAGGAACAGGGCGCGGTGCAGTCGGTTTCGGGCGGCGTACAGGCGCCCGAACGGGTGGCGAGCGAACCTTCGCACCAGGCCAAAGAAGGGATGTTCAGCCGGCAGAAAATCGCCATCGGCCGACTGGCGGCGCGGCAAATTCCCGCCAATAGCTGTATCTACCTGGATGCCGGTACCACCACGCTGGCGCTGGCGAAACAGATCGGTGAACGTGACGATTTGACGGTGGTGACCAACGACTTCGTTATCGCCGGATTCCTGATCGAACACAGCCTGTGCAGAATCATCCACACTGGCGGCACCGTGTGCCGGGAAAACCGCTCCTGTGTCGGCGAAGCGGCGGCGCAGGCGCTGCGTGGTCTGTTTATCGATCTGGCGTTTATCTCCGCCTCTTCGTGGAGCATGCGCGGCCTGTCGACGCCGAACGAAGACAAAGTGATGGTAAAGAAGGCCATCGTCGAGGCCAGCCGCCGCTGCATTCTGCTCAGCGACACTTCGAAATACGGCAAGATCGCGACCTACCTGGCGCTGCCGATCTCCGCCTTTGACGCCGTTATTACCGACGAGGGGCTGCCCGCCGCCGCGCGGGAGGCCATCGAGCAGGCGGGGCTTGCTTTGTTGACGGCAGGGGAAGAAGAGTAA